One window of the Magnolia sinica isolate HGM2019 chromosome 19, MsV1, whole genome shotgun sequence genome contains the following:
- the LOC131235244 gene encoding uncharacterized protein LOC131235244, which produces MWATLLSIATFGIWSETTKIGSTLSGAIVSILVGFAASNLGIIPYEAPAYSVVMEYLLPMVIPLLLFKADLRLILQSTGTLFLAFLLGSGYFHFTISVFPFILIHLQSFSFNPLGIIWMPVSFCK; this is translated from the exons ATGTGGGCCACTCTTCTCTCCATCGCCACTTTCGGCATCTG GTCTGAGACGACAAAGATAGGGAGCACATTGAGTGGGGCTATAGTGAGCATTCTGGTGGGGTTCGCTGCGAGTAATCTTGGGATCATTCCTTATGAAGCTCCGGCTTATTCGGTTGTCATGGAGTACCTGCTGCCCATGGTCATCCCGTTGCTGCTCTTCAAAGCGGATTTGCGCCTCATCTTGCAGTCAACAGGGACGTTGTTCTTGGCATTCTTGCTTGGATCAGGTTACTTCCATTTCACTATTTCTGTCTTTCCCTTCATCTTGATTCATCTACAAAGCTTTAGTTTCAACCCTTTGGggatcatttggatgcctgtaagtttttgTAAGTGA